One genomic window of Planctomycetota bacterium includes the following:
- a CDS encoding hexose kinase: MFLTLGTTPTVQRTMTFDRVRPGGVLRARSVHDFASGKSINVARVLHTLGESVRCLGFVGGERGRMIRRDLDTAGIEHAFIEVTPQTRLCVTVVDREQRRATEFIEEPADVTERDGAALLDTLLHMPGGCSALLLSGSLAGGVADDFYGRCLEAAPGVTSIVDGRGEPLLACLPQRPTVVKLNVEELGLTFRRGMESQSALRSAMVEVCALGARWCIVTRGSGGAAVTDGEAFWDVSSARVETVSGVGSGDAFAAGLAVRMAAGDDVPTACRTASACGAANAACPDAGHLDPTLVDQLIDEIRVRPAR; this comes from the coding sequence GTGTTTCTTACGCTCGGCACCACTCCCACCGTGCAGCGCACAATGACTTTCGACCGGGTGCGGCCCGGCGGTGTGTTACGGGCGCGATCGGTCCACGACTTTGCCAGCGGCAAGTCCATCAATGTCGCCCGTGTCCTACACACGCTCGGCGAATCCGTGCGGTGCCTGGGATTTGTCGGGGGCGAGCGTGGCCGGATGATCCGCCGGGATCTCGACACCGCCGGGATCGAACACGCGTTCATCGAGGTCACGCCCCAGACGCGGTTGTGCGTCACCGTCGTCGACCGCGAACAACGCCGGGCCACGGAGTTCATCGAAGAGCCGGCCGACGTGACCGAACGCGACGGGGCCGCCCTGCTCGACACGCTGTTGCACATGCCCGGCGGCTGCTCGGCGTTGCTACTCAGCGGGTCGCTGGCCGGCGGCGTGGCGGACGATTTCTACGGACGCTGTCTCGAAGCAGCGCCGGGCGTCACGAGCATCGTCGATGGCCGGGGCGAACCGCTGCTGGCGTGTCTGCCACAGCGACCGACGGTGGTGAAACTCAACGTGGAAGAGCTTGGCTTGACGTTCAGACGGGGCATGGAGTCACAATCGGCCCTGCGGTCGGCGATGGTCGAGGTCTGTGCGTTGGGTGCCCGGTGGTGCATCGTCACACGGGGCAGCGGCGGCGCGGCGGTCACCGACGGCGAGGCGTTCTGGGACGTAAGCTCGGCCCGCGTGGAGACGGTCAGCGGCGTCGGCAGCGGTGACGCATTCGCGGCGGGGCTGGCGGTGCGGATGGCGGCGGGTGACGATGTGCCCACGGCCTGCCGGACGGCCTCGGCCTGCGGGGCCGCCAACGCCGCCTGCCCCGACGCCGGCCACCTCGACCCCACGCTCGTCGACCAACTCATCGACGAGATCCGGGTCAGACCGGCCCGATAA